AAGAAACAACTCCCTCCCCCCCTGCGCTCTCATGCGCCTTTATAAGAtgatgggaaagggaaaagctgCGTTCTGGTGCCTTCTTCAGTGCCATTATTCAGCAAAAGGGAAGTGATCAAGTACTCTCCTCCTCCAAACAAGTATTTGCCCATGTGCAAACAGATTACTAACACCACGTTAACCGAGAGATGCGGGGAAGGAGCCCTTTCCTTACTCTGtctgtttttcccaaagcagCCAGTGTAGCGATGGCTCCAAGTTTACAGTTCCTGCCCTCATGTTATTTTGTGGAGAAATTGCTTTTAACAAGTATCAGCAGGAGTCTCCCTTTAGAAGTTTCCCTTTAAAGCAAAGgataaaataaatctcattatGGAGGTAGAAGTTTATTTCTGTGATATCTACTCTACAAACTCTACAACCATGCAAGTGTTCATGCTCTAGCCTGCAGAAAATTCAGAGGATCTCcatcttccaggaaaaaaaaaaaaacaaaaacccaccttGAAAACCACAAACCACTTAGATTCAAAAATTCAAGTTCTTCAGCTTTTAACCTTCAAACCCATAAGGCAGCAGAAGCAAGTGAAAGACCCAAGTGCAAGGGCGCTGGTACgtttcctcccctctgcctcgTGTCATCTCTTGGCTGGAAAACTTACCCTTGTACAGGTGCTGATCTCAGGGGCTGTCCTGCCTGTCTCACAAAAATCACATTGTTTGCTATCTTCAGAGAGACTAAAGCCGGGCTACAGTTAAATATGGAAAATTCTCTTTTAACATCCTTTGCTATAAGTCACAGTCCAGAAGAACCTTCAACAAGTCCTTTATTTCATGCTGCTGaaagttctgtattttcaatgACAATTATTAAAGTAGTAAATTCTCACTTATCAAAACGACCATCAAAAAGCAGTATGTCAGAGACCAAGTCGTCCTGCATCACCTTCTAATACAGCATATAGGAAATATAAACAAGCCCTACAAATACCTTACATGCATAGTAAGAtattagttttgttttggtttttttacattcacTTGGTCAATTTACAAATAATCACTCTAGGCAGatactttaaaatatcataCAACAACATGAGTACAACCTCCATCTTATCCCTCAACTTTCTTACTGAAATGTAGAAATTGTCCTTggcacaataaaaatatatatatgtatgtatgtgtgtgtgtgtatatatatatacactgtCCATTTTGTCTCTGTATTCCAAACAGTAATAACACTTTAAACGCATTGCTCTGGTTAGAATGAAGTGACATTACAGTTTATGAATAGTAATGgacaaaaatcccttttctctATAAGGGCTGATAAAAGTATAAGTCtacatcaaaaataaaagtcagtTGCTTTTAAGAACAaggtatctttaaaaaaaaaaaccaacaactcaAAGTTGTGCTGTTTCCATCAACACAGATGTCTTAAGATTTGTTACagagatttaaaagcaaactgaatGCCTTTTTCCAAAcctgtgaatttttaaaaattatttaaaattcattaaagtTCTAAAAACCCAGTTCATGCTCAAAGGGTAGACAGTACTTTTCAACTGtatagaaaacaaagcagtggaaaaataccatttttgaGACATTCAGAAAGCAACTTGGATGCTTTAATAAAGACTTCTAAAACCAGAGCTAAATTAAGGTAAAAAACAGCAGTACAAAACCTGTATTTACCTCAGTCTTCAAtatgaaacaagaaaatcagACATGCGTATCTCTCCTTTTTCCATTATTAGATAGCTTATGTACCTGCAGTTGTTGATCTGCACCCACTTTCAACCAGATCCATTTCTGCAGTTAAATATGCAGACTGGGAATTGCTTTTAAAGCAGTCAATTAATCACTCTCTTCACTGGAGTCAAAAATGTCACTGAGTCGGAACACCGCCGTCTGTTTCCTGGCTGCTGAATTGTCAGAACTAAGGTgattccctttccttttttccaacttttctTCAAGTTCTggaagtttcttttcaaaaagataaTCAatgatttctttggaaaaagagaaaaaaaaatagtcttaaTTTGATCTGTAGGGGAACTGGATGCCTTGGGGAAACAGGATCTTACAGACAGCAATTATTTTGTCAGtgttaaatgcaaaaaaatctcaCTATGCCGTAGTAATCATAGTGGCTGCAGGGCAGATCAGACACATACATgcaaagataaattaaaaaaacacagtcGTAAAACTTTTAAAGCCAAGGTATTAAAGAGAAGTGGTTGATAAGCCCTCCATGAAGATGCCATTGAAAGTaaactgttattaaaaaagagtATTTAGTAAAATAAGTATAAAGCTTGAGATTTTAGCCAATTTACTTAGGGGAAAGCTAACTAAGGAAGCATTAAACTAGAATACATATCCTTTTAGAGTCAAGCAAAAACCTTAAGGAGTATATAAACAGCTGGGATACTGACCAGAAAAAGTCTTATTTTGCCAAAAAGGGACACAGGAGACTTTCATCTTATAAAATTTTGCTTGAACATAGGTTTTAGGGACATCTCTGAAAAGAGAAGAGTTCAAAGAATTAGTGGTGCAAGGAACTATTACAAAGTTTAGCTGTTATTAAGTTATCCATTCACAAGAGTGATGCCAGTAAAACAGAACCTTAAGCCTGAGGTAGAAAGGATGGATTTCAAATCCTAATCCAAACAGTTTTTCAAGACAGCAGTTCCCCTGCTGAACCCAAGGTAAGAACCCAAACTACACCATTATGCATAAGCATTGTATGCTTAGTGACAAGAACCAGTAAATGAAACTGAAACTACgtggaaaagaaagcagcactgTAGAGAAAGTATAGCATTCACTGTAGTGGTAATTTCATATTCAACACTTACTTTGTTTGGAAGAAGACTATTACATTGTGTCACACATTCCAATAATAATCCCTTTTGATATGTGTTAATCAACACCTGGAAAAGTCTTTTAGGAAAGACTTTAGCACAGACTACATAACACAGTTCTAGTACACAGAATGCACTGGGAATACTGTGAGGGTTGCCTGAAGTGGTTAAAAGCTAGTTTCAGAGATTACAGGCATGGTTTACCATTCAGTACTACGCAAAGATATACCAGACTAAATGACATTTACTATAGTTGTAAAGGTCTAATAACTTTGATTCCTTTGTGGAATTTTTAAGACAGTCTGCTTCAACTATCCTTTGTATCCGGTAAACAGAGGGGAAACAAGTTTACCCAATAGCATTACTGAGTTCTTCCCAGTTTACTTCATTAGCATCCTCCACTTTCATTTCATACAACCTGTGAATATAATACAGAAGCAGTTTGTAGGCAGAATTCAAGTAATAATTCAATAAAGCTCACAGCTCCCCCAGTGAGAAGTCACAGGACATTTTGTCCAAAGAAAGAGTGCTTGCAAAACCTGTATGAAACCACAGGCATGCCATTCTCACTCAGCAAGCTTTTATAGAAACAACTCACAACAGCAAGAGATACAAAAACATTCCAGTAACTCTGAACTGTACCTTTTAATAAGGCTGATCTTGGCCTGTAATCCTTTGGTTCCCCGATATAACTGCTGCCCTTTGGTCATCTTGTGTGTTAAAACTGTAGTCCTTTGAAAACACACAATAAAAGGTTTCTGTCATTTCAAGAAATTGCAAGCATCAAAAGGAAGTGTCTTCAAGATGCTACTGCTgccacagagaagcagaaatcagGCTTCACTATCACGGCAAGAAGAAAACTTACGCAGCCAGCAAAGAGTTATTTATTTGTCTCAGACACATTTGCAACACCTCTTCTGTAGCCTACAACCTATGTATTACCTATCTTACCAAACAATCGTCATGGTACAAACAGTTTTGCAGAATGGAGTTAAATACTCCCCAGAACGTATTTTACTGTCTCAATTTAGTATAAAACCTTACCATCTCTGTTTACATTGCCTCCAATATCGGGTTCCTACTTTAGCTTCAATCTCAGTCCATGGTAATTTCTGGTACAGTTTCTCACGGTCAATCGAGAGATCTCTATTTGACTTTTCCAATGATGAAAGAGAATTTGCATCTTCAGTTTCCATTCTTTTCCTAATCACCTCCTCCACTGCATGCATTAATTTCTGGGTCTCTTCCTTCGACCAAGGACCATAATTAATAgctaaaattgaaaaataaggtTAAGTTATAATTAATCATAatttcttagggaaaaaaaggcaaaagagcaaattattttcaggacCAGCTTCTTAACACACTTCCTAGGAACTCTTCTGCACAACAGATTTGAGAGAGGAGTTGCGCCTCATCACTAATGAATAGCACTGATCCCtagtttctgtcttttaaaaccTGGTTGCCAAattcctcctgccctccctctgAAAGCATCTATTTAGATATCAGTTACATTTACTAAAGAGTTGCATTTGttgcacttttcctttttctatcaGTGACCGTTCTTATCCTTTATGTATGAAAAAGCAATCAGTGGTCTGGAAAGAACTACCACCACAAATTAactataaaaccaaaaaaatccactctAGGGATTTTTGCCTAAAGTTTAGGGCACATACATACAGTTAAAATAACTTCTCACATTGCAATATACagaattaattgtttttcttaaaattacgTACCTGACTTGATTTCAGAGTATTTCATAGCAACTGAGAGGTTGGAACGGGACATCATCTCAGAAATCTTCTTCCAATCATTGCCATGCAGAGCATGAtacttctttaatttttctttttcttccttagtaTACCTAGTCGAGGAAATATGACCAGCTTCACTGCAAATTCAAACCACTCCAATATCTTAAAAGAGCTGTAATCTTTACAAGCTTTCCCATGTTACTCATCACTACCACTTCAcgtcatattttaaaacagagaattTGCTAAGAACTTGTCAGAAAAATGAACTGCCAATTAAGTCACAGTAACTGACACCAATGGGAGAGATGATCTTCATTTATATCCATTTTTAATGTACAAATAAACATCAGAGACTCATATTAGCATTCAGAAACTCTTTCAAATTACTCACCTCCCTTTATAATTATTTGGGTCAAACATCTTCCTTGCTCGATAATATATCAGCCTCCAGGGTCGTGGTATGTCCTTAGCTAGAAGGTAAATGactcatttttaagaaacatttctcACGTTGGTGAGGCCactttaaaaaagccaaaacacaacaaaaccaaaactgaacaacATACATTTTCATAACCGTGCTGCCAATGATAGATTCCCTCCATTCAAGAGAATGTACTCTACAACACTTTGGTAACTGCACAGGAAATAGTCTGAAGAGAATCTCCTGAGGCGTTTCAAAGGTGTAACTGTTATGACCGTGGTACGATTGTGAATGCTGACAGCTGGTAAATAATTGTGTAGGCGTGTGCATACCTGTGGGGGAATATCAAACACTGAACTTTTGAACTCTCAAGCACAAGCCTGCTACTCATTAGCTACAGATCATATGGACTGGCTGTAAATTTTGATAACATGTGGATCAAATGTAAGTAACATACTGAATGCTCCCATAACAGAGAGACATGAGACAGCCAGATACTCTGCTTCTGCGTACAGCCTAGTTCGATGGGGAAAAGCAGGGACTGGGGGCATCCAGCAAAAACAAAGCGAAGATCTTTGCTGGAGGAAAGATCCTTGAAGCAGAGAAGAGACCAATACCTGGGAACACATCAACAATCTTGGCCAGCAACGCCCAGGAGAGGTGGCTGCAAGCAACTCACCGAACACTGACCTGACTTTCTGCCCAGTTTTCCCAGAACAGGAGCAATCTCCCAGATGGGAAGTCAACACCAGGCAAATGTGATGATGCAGAGGGGATGATTGCGTACGTCAAATAATCAAGAAGGAACAAATCTGTAGCCTCATCAATCCTTAAATAAATGCTAGTATCCAAATCCATTACAGGTTGTCACTTACTCTGTCTTGCCTACGCTAATGATACAGaacaaacacagaacagaatgCCACTGAAAAGCGCACCGAGTAGATTCATCACAGATGTTTCAAAATGAGCATGTTTGCCATATGAAATGTGAATGTTTTCTAGCCAAGAAAAGcccaaaaaaggagaaaagaggaagagaataaatGCTCCTCCTGCAGACAGAACCTTAGCCATAAGAAttctatttgttttcctcaCACCTTGGAAAATTAcctaatttctttcagtttctgccATCACTCAGTCTCAAATCTGCCACCTATTTATGTGCTCTGAGAACAGCTGACAATTTCAGACAGGACTTAATCACATCTCCCATTAATAAGTCACTATGTTTAATTAGAAGCTAGCAAATAAGGCACCTTAAGCCATAAAGCCCAAATGCAAATTTGAAAGTCTGCAATTGCTGCTGGTCATGATATTTTAATCTCTAAACTCTTCATAAGCAAGGAAAGATAATCAGAACAGTATACTGTACAAATTACCAGCTACATAATCTCAGCAGCACACTCCTTTCCTGCCAAATTTAGCAACATTAGTGCTTttcaatacaaaaatattttagaaaatacatcATGATATCACCAGGCTGTGGAATATAACAATCAGCTATttgagaaggaaattaaatacttaCAAAGTTTTTCACAAAAAAGATGTTCTGATTTTAGGCGATTGATAGTTTCTTTATCTTCCGGATACCTTGAGGTAAACAGGAGTTTTTCAGCACTGTCTATTCCAGTAATCAATAAGAACTCTTCAACATTTTTCCGGATttgattattttccttctgggaAAATCTACCAAACTTGACAGCAACACCTGAAATatacagaaagttttatttaaaaaaaaaagcaaacctcaAGCACCATCTCTTGTGCATTACATTTCAGGTTTTTGCAAACGTATATCAACAAATtcaaaaggtgaaaaaagagaagtgaaaaagagacaaaacaagAGTTGGGAGCAGGTAATTTACACATGTGCTTTGGGCTGTAACTTGACAATGAGGAAGCAGATGCtacaaagcagagaaacagaaaattatgccCATTGGAATGAAGTGAGCCAGACTGCATGGATGTCACAGACACGATACAAAAccaaactatttttcttctgtcaaaagAATAGCACAGCTGCACAGTCCTTCCTCACTGCAACAATATTTTGAGCGCTAaccttgttttttaaactgtttaaacCTCACTAGGTCTCTTCCAGCCATCTTCCTGATGGAACTGTCTGATATATTCCTCACATGAGGAATAAACTCTTCCAACTCTTGTTTTGCAGTATCCAAATCCACGACTGAACTCATGGTAGAGTCCAGGCACTCTTCATCATCCAGATTAAGCTCATCAGATGGTACCATTTCAGTAAAGGAACTATTCTGGTCCTTCTTTCTATTTGATGCCGAGGGCTCTGATGTCCTGAAATTAcaaaatgagtaaaataaaacacacaactagagattttgtaaaatatgttaaaaacagattttgttaGTATCTCTACCATTAATTAATGAACATGTTCattcttttaaagaacaagCAATATTTCACACATCCCCCCCCTTGTATTTTCAGCCTTTTAACACAGATGTAATTTATTATCAAATTTCTATACTTACAATATTCAAAGAGCTTCCTGAAGTTTTGAAAATCCGAACCTTTCCCACAAAACTCTCACACATAGACATACAGAATAAATAATGCCTCTTGCTATCACTGGCAACACAGAACTTTTCCATCACCAGTGCTCTTATTGTGGGTTCTACACACTTCAAAAGCACCAAGTGCTACTCCCATGTGCATTTGTTTGCACAGAACACTAagcttttaaatagaaaaaactaTTCTACGTTGAAGACAATGGTAGTGTACTCTTACAAATTTTTTTGTATTGATAACTAAGCTCTTAAAGTAGGTCTCCATAACACCTCAACATATGCTAAATGTTTTTgaagttgttttgaaaaatacatacaatacagactgaagaaaaatctgGGGCCCAAATAATGTGACAGAAACGTATCTGGGgtgtggggaaaagaaaaacaaaccaacccaaaaacctAAACTTACATTACATCAGATTCTGAAGAACTATCTTCCATGACAAAagcactgctttttattttctttctagcacgCACTGGAGTTTTTTGAGATCGATCAGCTGGTTTAgtcagcttaaaaaaattagcaggTACATCTGTAGAATCTTCACgcacagcaggagaaacatcACAGTCACTATCTTCATGCCATTGCTGGGGCGTTGCCACACCACCCTCTTCTGCAGGTGATGGCAAGGTTGTGTCTTCCCCTGGCCTGTTTTGCTCCAGAGATGACAACAGTGACTGGTCAACGGTTACATCTGTGTCTTCTTGCATATCTTGGGTACTACTgcctctcttcttcttcttcttcttcttttttgatcttttatcatcatttttATTGTGTGTTTCTGAGGTAAGCAGCTCATGTACCTCATCCTCTGcaggcaatttttcttttctttttctcttaacagattgttttaaataaatgtaatcaGCATTGATGTTCTGAGAACTATCAGTGCTACACTGATTTACTGTGACATAACTTACATCACTTTGATCATCTGTGCTATCATTatacttctgcttcttttttttcttttgggaaacaTCCACTCCCATTTCATCACTAATTTCATGTTCCAGTCCTACACAAGAATTATCTAAGGAAGACTGTTGCTTCTCCcccttgttttttgttttttttttctttttacagccTTCACCACCCTGTGCTGCTCGATCTTCAaacagcagaggagaagcaCGGCCACGCTCTGCGCTTTGTATACTTTCTCTTTCATCGTTTTCATGTTCCTTATCGtattctttgtgttttctcttcttcttcttcttcttcttcttgagATGATCCCAAACTTGAAAATCATCTGcacttgctttttctgtcatattttttcttaccttAAATAAAAGATAGGAGTTTTACTCAAGTGCTATAATTTATGTAccattacacagaaaaaaagaaaaaaaaaattcaaaaaacccaaacgccacccaaaacattaaaatactaTGGAACTACTCAATATTATCTTAGAAACATAAAGATACTTACTTTTCAATCCAGCTAATTTTGCAAAGTGACTACAAAAAAGTGACGCCTTCTTCATCAAACAGATGTGCATCACAGCTGTATTCAGCCTTCAAGTTGCCTTCCTAGAACAACAAAGTTACACTTTAACAGCTATTAGCTTTAAGTTGATTTTGAATAACTAAACAACGACAGACTGCTATATTCAACTGGGCTTTCAGCACTGAATCAGCAACAAGCTAAAAGTAGTACAGAAATATTGAACTAATCAGCACTAAACCCAAGCTCTAATCAGAAGCCTCTGACTGGCCTTACTCATGTTCAAACAGGCCCGAGCTGAGCCAAGACCTGTCAGTGTGAACTGACTCTTCAATCAAAACACATATATTCCTGAAAATTAGTTACACAAAGCAGGCAGGAAGTATTTTTTAGTACATTTTCTACGGCCAGTACATAAAAAACACTTATAAAGCAACATCCTATCATCTCTGAAATACAAGACCTTGAATTTCACATCCCCAACACAGCTTCCAGTGCTGACCAGTACCAGACATTACGTCCTCATCACTGCCGGGAACTGGCTGCCCTGAAATGTCTCGGGACAGACACCACACCGCACACCTCCACGGACACCACCGCACGGACACCACACCGCAGCACGGACACCACACCTCCATGGACACCACACCGCACACCTCCATGGACACCACCACGCGGACACCACACTGCACGGACACCACACCGCACAACTCCACGGACACCACCACGCGGACACCACACCTCCACCGACACCACCACATGGACACCACACCTCCACGGACACCACACTGCGCACACCTCCACGGACACCACACCGCACACCTCCACGGACACCACACCTCCACGGACACCACACCGCACAGACACCACACCGCACACCTCCATGGACACCACCACGCGGACACCACACCGCACGGACACCACACCGCACGGACACCACAGACACCACACCGCACACCTCCACGGACACCACACCTCCACGGACACCACACCGCACAGACACCACACCGCACACCTCCATGGACACCACCACGCGGACACCACACCGCACGGACACCACACCGCACGGACACCACAGACACCACACCGCACACCTCCACGGACACCACACCTCCACGGACACCACACCGCACAGACACCACACCGCACACCTCCACAGACACCACCGCACGGACACCACACTGCACGGACACCACACCGCACAGACACCACACCGCACACCTCCACGGACACCCAACCACggacagtgcagcacagctcgcCCCAGCTAATAAAGCTAGGCCGCAGGCCACAAGCCGAGGCCGCGGACACGCCTGGGGGCAGGACGTGGGACAAGGCCCCACGGCACGGCCTGCGTGGAGGCACTGCCCACCCCCCGGCCCACCGACCCGCCCGCCGTTACCCTCCGCCTCCCTCCAGGACAACCGAGGGCGAGGGAGGCACCCAGAGCAACCACTGGCCTCTCGGTGGCACCGGGGTGGGCCGAAGCGGGACAAACCGCAGCGCCCTCGGggcctcccctccccccccgcccgggaCAGCGCGTGCCGCCGCCCCCGCGGGGATACCGGGGCCTCCCGCCGTGCCGCCTCGCCGCGCTACCCCCGGCGTCCGCCCGCAACGCTGCTCCCCCCCGCACCCTGCCGCCGGACTCTCCGTTCCCCCGTCCCGCCTCCTCCCAGCGGAAGCTGTCCCAGCCGGACCCATCAAGGCGACGGACCGATGGCTTGGGACGGCCGTTGCCAGGAGACGGGGCACGGCCGCCAGCCCCTCCCCACGCTCACgggtgggagctgcagctccacGGCGAGATCCTCCCGGGCCCCGTGGCGGGGCTGCGCGCCCACGGGCAGGATAACGCCACCCGCCTCAGCTCCGGCTTCTCCCGCCGCCGTGTGCTGCGGTCCGGGCGGCGCCAtggcgggcggcggcgctgccccCCCGCGGCGGCCGCTGACACTGGCTGAGGTGGAGCCGGGCAGCGAGAACGAGCGGCTGGGGGTGGCCCGGGACAGCATGCTGTGCAACCCGCTCATCCTCAAGGTGAGCCCCGGCGCCTCCCGGTCCCTCCCCTCCGTACCCGCTCCTTGCCCGGCCACGGCCACCCCCCCCCGTCCCAGAGCCGGTACCGGCGAGCAGGGCCCCGGGGAGagatggggggcgggggggtgtcgCCATCCCCGGCAGGCCGCCCCAGGCTACCGCAGCCACACAGCGGAAAAGTTTCCCGTTAAAGCACCCGGTGGGTGACAACAGTCGAAAACAGTTTATTCCCCCCGATAATTTATGTGACGAGGAGGgggaaatgtgttttctcactGCTCCGTTGTGTCCTGTCACCGTTAGAACCCGGTAGCCCCGGAGTGGTGACACGGGATGGGTTTTCCCTCCGAGGGTCGGGTGGTTTTTCCAGCGATTTGAGGAGCGCTCAGAGGCAGGGACCAAGACGTCGCTGGGGCTGCTCTCTGCCACAGCCCCGCAGCGGAGGGCTCGGCGGGACACCCAAACTCTGACCGCCTCAAGCGGGATGTTTAGACAGGCTGTGCAGGTTACGGTCACGTCACACACTCCTGACGCTTCTCGTGTTATCAGTGCCGTGTATCCTGGGCCTGCGGACAGGCCGGGCCTTAGAAAGCTTCAGGCATCGCCCTTCGCTTGCCCGCGCCTGAGCCACGTCCCCGAGCGCAGAAGGTCCCGCTGcggcccccgctccccgccccgagCAGCAGCTGAAGTGCAGCTCTCGTCCCCTGGATGGCACTCGCACAACAGCTTCGTGCCCAAACCGGCTCTTCCCGATCCCAGCGCCCAGCGGGGACACCCCGCCAGCCCGGTGTGTGCACACactcacactcacacacactcacacacccCCCGCCCGGTGCTCGGGGGCCGGGTCGTTGCTCTGAGGGTGCAGAGGGAAaaaggcggcggcggcccccgcacccccccgcaGCGGGCACCGAGCGGTTTCCCCAGCTgcacttttccccttctcctggcgAGGGCAGCCAGTTCTGCTCAAAATCGGGTGTTTTTTCCACAGCAGCCGGCGGTGACATTCACACCGCGGCTGTCCAGCCGGTGCTGCGGTAGTTTTAAGGTCTTGGGTTCCCTTGGGAATCGCACCCCGGCACCGGCGGGCCTGGAAGTCGGCCAGAAAATTTTGGAATTTTGAATACCACAGAAAATTTCAGTCTTGCAACGTTGAatatcttgtcttttttttcctcgtGAAACTCTAAAAATCTATTTGGAAATTATActaggaaagcaaaggaaaaaaggacatttttgcATCATAACCGAAAAGCAGCTTCACTGTTTCAAATCCTAAACGtctactttctttcttttctctggatCCCGTAAGTTTGTTAGGAAGCGGCAGTACCTTCGCTTACAAGTGGAACTGGGGCAGGATTTCCTCCCCTAGCTGCCCCTGGAAAGAGCTGGTATGGACAGACGTAGGCAGGGCGAAGCTCCTGGGGATGGAGGTGCCTGCactgctgggagggagaggaggcagcaccgcatcctccccatccctccaaactctttctgcctttcttagAAAATGTGctagtaaatacatttttaggtGATGCACGAATCAGAAGAATATATAATTATATGGCATTTAAGGTATGCTAGGGCATAATTGCAGGGGTTGGGTTGATCCTACTTATTTTCATAAGGCATTTACATTCCTTAAATTGAAACAGGTATAAACCACCCATCAGCACTGTAAATCCTAGGTCTAAGAATACAACACTGGGCTAATCCTACAAagggcagctcctctcctggAGTGTACATGTTGCAGGTAGATTATATGCAGTCATTAAGATTATGTTGATTTATGTGGGAGCTTTGCCTGTCTGGATGGGAGCATTCGGCCAAGCGCTGTCTGTCCCTAGCGCTCAGTTGATGTCTTCTCCCCTCGGGTCCAGCAGTTTGCTCAGCCCCAGCTTTAGGGCTtgagttttttttctctcagcatAACTGTTGCAGAGCATCCTGCCAGTGGGAATTCTGAGCAGTTATATAAATCATGGGATGTTTTAATAAGACCCAATCTGGATTTATGCTATCTGGCCAGGTGAAACTAAAATTTAagcaagttttgaaaaaaaaaaaaaaaaaagtagtcataAATTTTAGCATTCTGAACAACTTCTGTTTGCTCAGGGCTTCCTTTCAGAGGGTGTCCTTCACTGTAAGCCAGCTGGTAGGGAGGTAAAGACATCTGATGCTATCCTTTAGCACAGAGTAACTGTGCTATTAACAGAGATGCTTTTACTCTTGGAACCAGCGGTAATTTCACCTCATGGTAAGTTATGTTGTAAAGTTTGTGTAGCAAACTGCTGCCCCCCTACCAACTGCCTTCCCACATTGTGTCATGCCCCACTGAATGCTGAATTTACCAGGGTGTCCTCTGCTGCCAGG
This genomic stretch from Balearica regulorum gibbericeps isolate bBalReg1 chromosome 20, bBalReg1.pri, whole genome shotgun sequence harbors:
- the TTF1 gene encoding transcription termination factor 1: MTEKASADDFQVWDHLKKKKKKKKRKHKEYDKEHENDERESIQSAERGRASPLLFEDRAAQGGEGCKKKKKTKNKGEKQQSSLDNSCVGLEHEISDEMGVDVSQKKKKKQKYNDSTDDQSDVSYVTVNQCSTDSSQNINADYIYLKQSVKRKRKEKLPAEDEVHELLTSETHNKNDDKRSKKKKKKKKRGSSTQDMQEDTDVTVDQSLLSSLEQNRPGEDTTLPSPAEEGGVATPQQWHEDSDCDVSPAVREDSTDVPANFFKLTKPADRSQKTPVRARKKIKSSAFVMEDSSSESDVMTSEPSASNRKKDQNSSFTEMVPSDELNLDDEECLDSTMSSVVDLDTAKQELEEFIPHVRNISDSSIRKMAGRDLVRFKQFKKQGVAVKFGRFSQKENNQIRKNVEEFLLITGIDSAEKLLFTSRYPEDKETINRLKSEHLFCEKLSKDIPRPWRLIYYRARKMFDPNNYKGRYTKEEKEKLKKYHALHGNDWKKISEMMSRSNLSVAMKYSEIKSAINYGPWSKEETQKLMHAVEEVIRKRMETEDANSLSSLEKSNRDLSIDREKLYQKLPWTEIEAKVGTRYWRQCKQRWTTVLTHKMTKGQQLYRGTKGLQAKISLIKRLYEMKVEDANEVNWEELSNAIGDVPKTYVQAKFYKMKVSCVPFWQNKTFSEIIDYLFEKKLPELEEKLEKRKGNHLSSDNSAARKQTAVFRLSDIFDSSEESD